The proteins below are encoded in one region of Methanosarcinales archaeon:
- the thiL gene encoding thiamine-phosphate kinase, with protein MTKIREIKERELVSIITEIMEICPISNRPSLLVAAGKDDCAVIELSRSELLVASTDMLHSSTDFPAGMTPWQMGWMSMAVNLSDIAAMGARPIGVMAAMGLPPDLELDNLKELVEGMKACAETYGTHIIGGDIDRHDELTVVGSVLGSTEKEHLILRKGARIDDLVCVTGELGTAGAALDALKNDTNVDSGLVKKFYQPTPRIFEGMALARTGCVTSMMDISDGLALSLHDLAAASNVGFFIKFEEIPIHENVRDIARDDDQLVEWSIYTGGDFELLFTLKPECIEKAGEVAEFTIIGNITSDSITMQRSGRIKDIEARGFQQFGDNI; from the coding sequence ATGACAAAAATAAGAGAAATTAAAGAAAGAGAACTTGTTTCCATCATAACTGAAATTATGGAAATATGTCCAATTTCAAATAGGCCATCTCTACTGGTTGCTGCAGGCAAGGATGACTGTGCTGTTATCGAACTGAGTAGGTCTGAACTTCTGGTCGCATCCACAGATATGCTCCACAGCAGTACTGATTTTCCTGCAGGCATGACCCCATGGCAGATGGGTTGGATGAGCATGGCCGTGAATTTGAGCGATATTGCAGCTATGGGTGCCAGGCCCATAGGAGTAATGGCAGCTATGGGACTGCCCCCTGACCTTGAGCTGGATAATCTAAAAGAACTGGTTGAAGGGATGAAAGCCTGTGCAGAGACGTACGGGACTCATATCATTGGTGGCGATATTGACCGACATGATGAACTGACTGTAGTGGGTTCTGTGCTAGGATCGACAGAAAAAGAACATCTCATATTACGAAAAGGTGCCAGGATCGACGATCTTGTATGCGTTACCGGTGAACTGGGCACGGCAGGAGCCGCACTGGATGCCCTCAAAAATGATACGAATGTGGACTCTGGTCTGGTTAAAAAATTCTATCAACCCACACCCAGGATTTTTGAGGGTATGGCACTGGCCCGAACAGGGTGTGTAACCTCAATGATGGATATCAGTGACGGGCTGGCACTGTCCCTGCATGACCTGGCCGCTGCTAGCAATGTTGGATTCTTTATTAAGTTTGAGGAAATCCCAATCCATGAGAATGTAAGGGATATTGCAAGGGATGATGACCAGCTGGTTGAATGGAGTATATATACTGGTGGTGATTTTGAACTGCTTTTTACATTGAAACCCGAATGTATTGAAAAAGCAGGTGAAGTTGCAGAATTCACAATAATCGGAAATATCACTTCTGATAGTATCACCATGCAGCGAAGCGGACGTATTAAAGATATTGAAGCAAGGGGATTCCAGCAGTTCGGGGATAATATTTAA